In Notolabrus celidotus isolate fNotCel1 chromosome 22, fNotCel1.pri, whole genome shotgun sequence, the genomic stretch ATGTTACATTACAcaattttttcagtgttttggtttcCCTGTCCGTACTTTTCTGAAACGTGCTGCTGACATCATATTTAAAacgagcatatatttttcataaaacaataatattttccagtttcaacattttatatgttgtccttgcactattttcaatgaaatattGGCTACACATGATGGGGAAACTGAAGAAGCTATCAAGTCTTCTTTAAAGAGCTGCATCAATACTAAAATTTCCTCTGATCAAACCGTTGCTGAGGCTGTCCATGAACTAAGTGATCAATCATGTTCACACTGATTCATCAGAGGCAGACATGTCAGACCAGGGTACCCTGAGGCCCCATGTAGAGGAGGAAGACTGCAGTCCTGCAGAGTCTGTCTGGCACATGTCTGGTCATGTTCTCTTCCCTGGTATTGCAATGATTCCGATTGTTTAATAACAATCAGGCAGTTTGACTTCCTATCATAGCTTCTTCCCATAGCAGACTTGTTGTAATTGGCACATATTCAGGTgttcaaaacaacattaaaattagTTGGACTATTCAAGTGTTCCAGTGAACTGTAACAATCACACAATGAGTCGTAAAACATGGAAATGAGTGAGCACTTTTGCTCTTCTTGATCCCCCTTCTCCTCAAAGGGCTTGTGGTGGGTATTTTTAGAGGACTGGAATTAGATGTGTGGTCAACGAGAACATAAGAGATTTTCGTGATTTGTCCTTTGACTTAAAATTAGTCACGTAATACCTCACTtgaattttgatgctttaacaaGACTTACAAAGAGCTGTCACTAAGAGACTAAAGAGGATGTCAGGGAGTTTTAATCCTATCATCACCGACACGGACAAGTTGAAGGCTTTGTCACCCCGTTGAACTCTAACGATACTGTAACTGTAAAGTCCATACTGCAGCATTAGTTTTGCTTTAAGCTCTGAGACAACACTTTTGATTATACGAATATCACACAACAGAATAATCTCATCTGCTTCAAATAAGGGAACCAGGGTGATGCTAACTTTTTGGTAACCCTACAAAAAACATCACTCCTGTTGCAACTCTTACCCTCACTCGAATGCAGCTAACTGTGCTAAGTgttcattttattgattacaCCTTGGACATTCTCAGGATTCGCTAAATTAAATGGTAGAGTTGACCTTGCCTTCagtggttgatagcctagcctctgcattgGTTCCCTGCCCTGTTTTTCCAATAAAAGGGCCTGTGCTAATAcccttactattgacaagtagtAAGTGTACAAGTACATCATACAATCCCacttaataaacaaacaaacaaacaaaaaactatcCATTGAATAATATTAGCAAGCATGcaggctaacattagctaacTAGCCATAACTTTGCTAGGTGAGCTGATAAGTGTGCAAGCTAGCCAATTTAGCAGCCACGTCAGTTTCAgcctagggttgccaactggaccgtatattgggctaaattggtttgcttcatacaggacctcaattgtcctgTATATTGACTATATATTGACtatattaactcttgtaaatacagcaaactgcactctacagatcctaaatcagataaaaaggCAGTGGCAGATcctgtgccaatcacaccgcctgtcatccaatcacaggccccctcacgcACATCAGTTGTACACAGCACACATGTGCCatgtcctgcaaaaaagtgtggagagcattttctctctgatggccattaaatggtcggtctcaagaaacagatgcagcacagagctgatcaaaaatgaacttcaaatatctgtaaactgtgacttgtcatgtaaggacttctctctggctgtgcaaaaggacaaaagactgcttgagtcagtcaagagcagcaaaaagtatccatggacaAAGTGATGActtctcttttgcatttaatttttcttttgcctgttatttgatgtaaagagccaaattgtggtttctttgaggtttattcatatgaggttgcATAATGATACAggaaggattaaagggaatatacacactttctgcttttccagttgaatcagaatcagaatatacgctgaatttacacatcatgctcacatcACCATGGCACCGTCCACCTGTCACTTATTTAGttgtgagaaagttggcaacccagCCACATCCGAAGTTTGGTGATAAGTGGAATATATGAActcatttttgaaatatttttgcaATGTTAGCaatgtatttatcttatcaAGCAGGCTAAGCTAACATCTTCAAAAATGCCTATACACACCCAGCAAACACCCACTGACAAATCAGGTTGATAAAAgggagatttttttcttttagaaaaaaaacaactttttggtTTATACAGCCgccctttatttttatttttattttgaattgtaatgcttgtgttgttgttttactttgttgAAAATCAGAAGTCGTGTTTTCATTCACCCCCTGAGGCCTTCCGCAGCCTCCATAAATAAGCCCTTGCTTGCTGTGTCATGAAAAAGTCAGGCCAGGCTTTTCAAGAAGATTTTCGTCAGAATAAGGAAGTGTGTGAGTTGGAAGGAAAAGTGAATGTAAACCGGGGTGGGCCCTTCCCCTTCCATCCCCGCGGTCCTCCCATGTGTGTCGGAATTTCCCGCATGGACTGAGAGGGATCTTGCTCCGTAAATTACAGCGACTTGCGTTTCAGAGGAAGACCTTATATGGGCATGGAAGTAGGTGTGGCCAGCGAGCTGATTGCtggggaaaggaggaggagggggaggagagaggggggtcACAAGACAGGCAGAGACACGGAGAGACTCGATGTACAGCAAAAGGCCGCATTGCCAGTGAGTTTTTGTGCAATCCTAGTGCAATAATGTGCAACAGACAGCGGTGGCATTGcgccggtgtttctgcagattaGCGCTGCGTGCGTTTCCGGCCGGGAAGAACTCGTGTTTACAAGCCGACCCTCCTTTCCTCCTGACTTTAAagcgagaggaggaggacgaggaggaggggggtaaaggggaaaaaagtacCCGTGAGTGAGGTCAGCAGCATAGCATGAGTCAACCTTGGGGATGAATGCAGTCATCATCTCGGATCTGTATCGTGcgggcctgctgctgctgctactgctggcTGCGCGGAGCTGCGAGCGTGCGATCCTGCGGGCTGAGCTGCTGATCGTAGTCAGCTTTCATGACAAACACAGTAAGTATCGGGAGCAGACAGGGTTCGAGCCGCGTTGTCGATGACTGTggcgttgttgttgttgtggtcgACAGTGCATGTTATTGTGGCGCAACAAAGTTTTTGTTTACCTCGCAAAGACGAGCCTGGCTGGGGCGCGCACTGCTGTGGATCAAGCACCCATACGGGAGGTCGtctttgctctctctgtctATAGGATGTTTTCGATGTCTCAGTCAAAGCCGATTGAGTGCACAGAACAAGACATGTGACGTATCAGCCTTGTTGACAAGTTTGATCGACCTCCGGTAggtgtttgtttctgctctaCAGACTgcattgttgctttgttttggaCACATTAGTGACTGGATAATCCGTTTCCTGCAACAAAGGAGGTTTCTCGTAAAGTGCGCTGAGCTGGTCGGCTACGGCAAGTGATGttgaggaaggagggaggtcCAGGAAGAGTCCTGTCATGGACGGACTCagcatgttgtctttatttgtcGTCTCCTCCACGCTGCAGGCCTCGGATGCCCGCTGCACGGTGAGCGCGCCGTGCCACACACGGGCCGATTTAAATTAGGTAACGGCGATGGATTAGGGCGGCTAATGGCGCTTGACATTTATTGTAAGCCAATTTAACGTGTTGCTTTGTTTATTGGGCTAAACCCCAGACTTGTATAAGGTTGCACTTGTGATGCGTCACGATGATCTGCTCACACAAGCATGGTCGCTCAGTGATCAGCAGGAATATGTTTCTGCACCAATGCAGGCTGCTTCTGCAAAGAAGATCTCATTTTTTCCACGTGCATATTTTTCAATATGGCTGTAAGCATGTGTAGCATCACATGATATAGctgatgcacaaacacatactTTGTCAGCCACATTGCACGGTTTTTCACTTACCTTGCTCTGTGCTGCCTCTGAGCCAATGCAGGATCTGAACAGCTGCAGCCGTCTATTTTAAGAAGCTTGAGTTTTACTAGGCCACCAGAGTAAAGGGTGATGAGTGTCAGTCACTTCCCAGGTTGCCAAGACCATGTTGTAGAGATACTTCTATTAATTCAGTCGAGCAGTGTGTTGAATTTCTTTTTCGTGTGCTTTTAATATGATGATTTTAGTTGCATGAAACAGCCTTCAAGGTTTTCTGGGCTGCTGCACAAATGTGACAAGATTTTAATTCTATACAGATGGAGcaagaacagaacagaaacagtCGGGATCTGTGTGCATCCTGCAACTTGGCAGACTGCACTGTGTCAAAATCTGCTCTAAAACCTCACCATCcgataatattttttaaatgatcacCACAGGTTACCATGGCAATTGACAAAATCCCCTACCGTGTATCAAAGCCTGCAAGGCCGTTTTGActttttcccttctttctttttccctccTTGGATGATTGTGTCATCGTGACTCATACTCACTCACTTTCAGTTGCCCTTTTTGAGTCTGCAGCCACGGTTCAAAGGGCACGTGTTTCCCTTTTTCTCTCACCTCGGATGAGTCAAAGCTTGTAAAAACCAGAGGTTTCTATCGCGTTCTGGTGGTTTGGCGGGAAAGAGCTAGCATTTTGTTACTGGTATGTGGAGCCATAGGGGGTTAGTGATCTGAGAAAGCTTCAATGAACTATTCCTGTGCATTTATGACCTCCATCATCAAATTGTCTGCAGTATTATCCTGTAATGACATTTCCAGGGTTGTTAAGTGATCCCTTTCAGTGATCAGGTGTTCGTGTTCAGCTGCTTGGAGGACCTTATCCCTGTGTCATGTGATCTTAGTGAATAATGACACAGTGTAAACCGCCCCTCCCCTCCTTTATTCTCACAACCAGATACCTTTCAGTAAGGTCTAttgttaaaaaagcaaacagcagGTTTTTACATGGCTGAGGCGGGGTTAATAATGAGGACCCCCCCCCTTTCCCTCCCTGTGGGGACCCCTTTAGTCCGATGGCTCAATGCTTGACCTCTCTCTCGTTTTCTCTATACAGGGTGTCGCCCATGAATGAGCAAACCACGTGGACTCCTTCAGATCTGCTCACCCCAGGCCAGCAACCTCTGAATGGATCACAAAGAActtcagagaggaagaggaggttaTCTTTGCAACTGCTTGCAGTGAAGTCAATGTATTATCACAGCTGTAGTATCACAGCTTCGTATTAATGTGGACGTCCTTTGATTTTTGGATTGATATCTTTACCGAGTGGAGCGTTCTTGGCTGGTTCGGTTGGTATCGCTCACCTGGCTCAGCTTATTCATGCCCGTCATGAGTGTACCAGCTCAGCAAAAACCCAGCGCTAAAAGAACGGGGAAACGCATCACATTTTTCAACGAACAAAGCGTAGCAATGAAGGAAAGTTCTCAGCACCCCGAGGGTTCCTACTATGTCCCAAGTGGCACTGCCTCAGATCCCGGACAAAGTGAGGCCGCGAGTACTGTCACCTCCAATTCAGAGGGCCCTCACATGTACCTCAACTCTGTCATCTTCAGTCCAGATAAGGGAGACCAGAGCAGGGGTCATTATCAGCAGACTGTGCCTATGAAGTGGGCCCATCAGGAGCCCAGTCAGCAGCAGCCTTCTCTGTCCCAGCAGCAGAGAGTTGCCCCCTGGAACACTATGACAAACTGGGGACAGAACATTGCTAATTTTATTGGGGGAGTCAATGTCACGGACTCAAGGACCCAGAATGCATTTGTCAAGACGATGCATGACACGTCTGGCATGCAGCCCCCtaacagagctgcagacaaGCAGCCTCTGGGGCCAAACCCCTCTGTGGAAGCATACAGAGATGCTGTTAAGGCTCGAGGTCTGGACTgggaacagcagcagcagcagcagcagcaacaatcCCAGGCCTTTCAAGAGACCTTGAAACCTGGAGCGCTTAACCCCCAGCAGCACAGCACATTACACCCAGGAGGAAGCTCAGTGTTGCAGCCCTTCCAGTTGGCCTTTGGTCAGCCTAAGCAACACCTGCCAGCCTACTACCAGGCGTTTCAAGGCAACAGGACAACCTTACCTAACCCTCCCATCTACTCAACGCAAGCAAAACCCCCACACCagttgcagcagctgcagaagcAAGAGCAAATACAGcgccagcagcaacaacaacaacatcacatAATCCAGCAGCAAattcagcagcagcaacacCATCAACAATTGCAGCAGCAACAAATCCTTCAGCATCAACAGCATGTCCAGCAACagctacagcagcagcaacaaataCAGCAcgagcagcaacaacaaaagataCAGCAACAAGAGCAACAGCTCCAAATTCAGCAGCAAATGCAACATCAGCAGTTGCAACAACAAAACCCTCATGTGCTTAACTTTTACCCCAGTGCACAAAATGCACAACCTCACCCGCATCCACAGCCTCTGGTGGTTCACTCCCAGGAGTCCTCTGCTCCAGCTCCCCCAAAGATCCAGGAACCGATCATCCAGGACATCACCCCAGAACCCCACGTGCCCTCGGATCCCCTGCATCCCCCACTTCAGTCTGAACCCCTGTCCCAGTCACAACCCCAGTCCCAAACGCAGCTACGCAGATCACGACGACTCTCAAAGGAAGGAGGGGCCCCGTCCGAGAacccttttctttctgtgtcaTCGGATCAGGCCGCCCCGGGGCCACAGGGCTCCCAAAACGGGGCTCGCGACATCCAGGCGGCACCAACAGGCGTCATCCAGAGCACACGCAGGAAACGCAGGGTGTCCCAGGAGGTCAACCTGGAGACACTTGCTCAGAAAGCGTCAGAAATGGAGTCCCTGCCTCCACATATCGTAAAGGTAAACACTCTATTAATGTTGAGAGTCTGAAAATGTTCAACTCTCTTGTTTCTTTATCTTCCTTTTGTTTGACTTTTCCagtgtctctgtctttctctttccttgttGTTTTGCTCACTCGTCTGTTCCTCAGCTGTTTCATCTTGAGCTAAAGAGCCACGATAATAACCCTgaacagagaaagacagagtgtTCTGTGTCCTGATGATTGCGTTGCAGTTTATTTCTGATctggtccccccccccccccccccccccccccaagctGGAAACCTTAATTGCAAATATCTCAGCGAGAGCTAAAAACTATTTTCTTGTGTTATCCCAGGGTATAATTGCACTGGGACTTTAGCTCCCTTGACAAGAGCGAGAACTGGAACAAACTGCTGAAGGCAACTGCCAGGAAAACTGCGCCAAAACTTGTGTTGTTTGTGATTAACGTGTTGCTGGAAGAGATGCTGAATGTAATCAACACCCAGTGAAGTATATGCCACAGAAATGAGCTGCTCTGCTTTGCTGCCTTGTGGGAGAAAATGTAGCTAAGAAGACTATGCTTGGTGAATAATATCCTGCCTTTTAAGTAAACAGCCTCGTGTGTGAGTCGTCAGGAGGCTTTATTGACCGCACTGGCTGTGACATGTGAAGTCATATGcttatctgtgtttctgtgctgaATGTCTTGATTGTGCAACAAGTTGTGTTGCCAAACAGCAGTGAGTCAGTCAGTATGTCTGTAGCTCAGCATGCTGTGCCCTGGATTTGCCTCGCAGGGTAGCTGTTCATACTGACAGTGTGTTTGGTTACATGCCTGCACACCTCCCCCCTATCCCATCAAAGGAGAGAAACTCCAGCCTGGCCTCGTCTGCCccatccctccccctccctccataCAGGGAGGGGTGCAGGGTTGCCCTGCCTGCCTGCAGCGCTCAGCAGAATATCTCCACTGCTCTGGTGTAGGAGCTAGAGTTTTCCACCAGCAATAATGAGCACAGAACCAGCGAAGCCACACTGCCGCATGCTTCTCTGCTCATGCAGATGCAGCGTGCAGTGATGGAAGGAATCTGTCTTGGGCTGGCCTGTGATGTGGTGTTTCAGATTGCTTTAAAGTTGCGCCAGGATTGATTGTTGCACACAGTCGCTCTAAAGATCACCGGCTGCTCGTGCCCACTCATTATGGTAActcaaagaaaaatgtgaagAATGCTCTACGGGACAGTCACTGTCACTTTGATGCTGCATGTAGTGAATCAAAGTGCAGGCGTGCAAAGTACTCTCTCAGGAAGGCTTTTACTGAAACAGCAGAGACATCATTCAGATTCaatcctctgtttttttaatgctcaGTTTTTTGCAGCAGTTTTGATTTGATCACTTAGAGAACACATCAAGGCTTTCTCAGTGCTGTATTGCCAGTCTGTTAACTATCTATTCTAACTTATCTATTTATAGTGTGCTTTTTTATGAAGCAGTGTTATAAGATTCTTCATAGATATGGTTGAGCAGAGATTTGGGACCCGTAGAGGGGAATCCCATAAGTACCATTTATGAACATAGATTTTAAGTTCATTATGATGTGGTGTGTAAAGGTGTTTAGGGCATTAGTTCAAATCTTGGCACAACTCACTTTGGTTGTGTTCAGTTCatgaatttgatttttttttttgtgatgagCGTCTGAGCTGCAATTTTGAGTTCTAGAAAAAAGACAGGATAaagctttttttcattttggccTCAAATCTGACTCGAATCTCCCAGAAGGCCTGTTTAAGGAGCCCCAACCCATTTAAGGTGTTTCTCTAGAATGGATTAAATTCAAACGTTCAATGTCGGGCTGGAAACTACCTGTTATGCTAGTCGcaaattattcattttttgcCTGTTATGGTTTCCTCAAGGCAAATATAACTCATTCATATAGCTAGTTCTGTGCAAAAGTTCAAGAACCAAACATTTTTgagttgaaacagttaaagaCAGCTGAAACTGTGGAATCATAGTCCATTTCTAAGCTGAAATATGTTAAAGAGCATCTTTTTATGTACCTTTGTAACTCCTCGTCCACCATCTTTTTTCAGGAGCCTCACCGGCCGTGGAGTCCCGCTGAATCAGAAACTCTGAATGCAAAGCGACCACGAGATGAAAGCCTCCTTCCGCTCGTCATTCCTGTGTCTGTCCCAGTGCGAAGGCAGGAGCCCTCCTCTCCTGACACAGATGAAGCGACCCCGGCCTCCCACTGGCCCCCCAGGCCAACGAACCCCCAGGACATTGGCCACCACAAACCCTCAGTCATCGTCACCCGGAGGCGCTCGCTCAGGAATTCTTTATCGGAAAACCCAGAGCAGGTGGGtccatgtttatgtttatgtttgtgttgttgttgttttttgtagttTGGGCACATTTTGGATTGTTGCCTTTCTTCACTTGTGCATTTTAGTCGCCAGAAAGTTCAAATGTATTTCTGAGGATGGTGGAGGGGTTGGGACAATGTCTCACTATCTTCCTCAGTCTATCTTAACTCCAGCTATTAAATCCCCACATTTGTGCCACATCGCCCCGCCATCACACACTCCCTTCCCCCCACTACACTCTGTGTGTCCCCTGCCCCCATTTCAGTCATACACACTTCTCTCCCTTTCCCTCTTTCATTTCGGGGGGATTTGGTGAACTGGTTGCCCTGTCCCAGATCAGGCAGATTATCAAGGTTTAGCAGTGCCATACTGTACAATATGTACTGTACAACAGAGGTTGGGGTGCATTTCTTTTGCTCCTGGATTTCTCTGAATAaatgcacaccaaaaaaaaccaactgtTTGAATATGCAAAACTTTTGCTGAGTTTTGGTGGATTCAGAGCAAACAGCAGCTCAatctttttaaaactctttCTCTTCATTAGAATGGAGCTGACGGGGAGAGAGACGAGGACGGCAAGAAGTCCAAACGGCGCCCCCGGCCCGAGCCTCTGTTCATCCCGCCACCTAAACCTGGTTTATTCATCGCCCCTCCCGCCTACTCCAGCATCACACCTTACCAGAGCCACCTGCGTTCCCCTGTTCGCCTTGCCGAAAACCCTCTCAGCATTCCTCCCTATACGCCACCACCGATCCTCAGCCCAGTTCGCGAGGGCTCTGGACTCTACTTCTCCACTTTCCTGTCGTCGGCTGCAGCTGCAGCCAGCGGCCAGGGCCTGCCGCCACCTGCAACACCCAAGTCTGCAACACGCAGCTTGTTGCGCTCCAgtaagtgaaaaaataaagtcCTAAGTCTCCCCTGAATTACCTACAGGACATCACACCATGGGGATATATTTTTAGGGCAATAATTTATATGCATAATGCG encodes the following:
- the mideasb gene encoding mitotic deacetylase-associated SANT domain protein isoform X1, whose translation is MPVMSVPAQQKPSAKRTGKRITFFNEQSVAMKESSQHPEGSYYVPSGTASDPGQSEAASTVTSNSEGPHMYLNSVIFSPDKGDQSRGHYQQTVPMKWAHQEPSQQQPSLSQQQRVAPWNTMTNWGQNIANFIGGVNVTDSRTQNAFVKTMHDTSGMQPPNRAADKQPLGPNPSVEAYRDAVKARGLDWEQQQQQQQQQSQAFQETLKPGALNPQQHSTLHPGGSSVLQPFQLAFGQPKQHLPAYYQAFQGNRTTLPNPPIYSTQAKPPHQLQQLQKQEQIQRQQQQQQHHIIQQQIQQQQHHQQLQQQQILQHQQHVQQQLQQQQQIQHEQQQQKIQQQEQQLQIQQQMQHQQLQQQNPHVLNFYPSAQNAQPHPHPQPLVVHSQESSAPAPPKIQEPIIQDITPEPHVPSDPLHPPLQSEPLSQSQPQSQTQLRRSRRLSKEGGAPSENPFLSVSSDQAAPGPQGSQNGARDIQAAPTGVIQSTRRKRRVSQEVNLETLAQKASEMESLPPHIVKEPHRPWSPAESETLNAKRPRDESLLPLVIPVSVPVRRQEPSSPDTDEATPASHWPPRPTNPQDIGHHKPSVIVTRRRSLRNSLSENPEQNGADGERDEDGKKSKRRPRPEPLFIPPPKPGLFIAPPAYSSITPYQSHLRSPVRLAENPLSIPPYTPPPILSPVREGSGLYFSTFLSSAAAAASGQGLPPPATPKSATRSLLRSNSCDITPPVLTAMSEATPVSIEPRINIGSRYQAEVPELRQRSAVELDHHRAELVWAPLTELEEKPDFQEKVQNLMHLACSSVLCGGGTNQELAHHCLYECKGDIMAALSLLMLRNPVFSKSHHMAKYHYSGSDSWTAAERRQFNKGITAYKKDFFMVQKQVTTKSVAQCVEFYYTYKKHVKIGRNGTLMYGEAEPLENRTTEEETNHKQSSHRLEPQQEEDSRKWEGSADRKQDVGPTRVTHSLQSTENPGTVLIMKGHEDTVRDHPLPRVIHAPHPPPPSSKTRNETNARKTSPPTGNKGAAGQEGEFPCKKCGRIFYKVKSRSAHMKSHAEQEKKAAALRQKEAEERAAAKAAAEAAAILAARQQNGTRQVGGDSTNDDSSAGEDEDDEDWQ
- the mideasb gene encoding mitotic deacetylase-associated SANT domain protein isoform X2, with amino-acid sequence MPVMSVPAQQKPSAKRTGKRITFFNEQSVAMKESSQHPEGSYYVPSGTASDPGQSEAASTVTSNSEGPHMYLNSVIFSPDKGDQSRGHYQQTVPMKWAHQEPSQQQPSLSQQQRVAPWNTMTNWGQNIANFIGGVNVTDSRTQNAFVKTMHDTSGMQPPNRAADKQPLGPNPSVEAYRDAVKARGLDWEQQQQQQQQQSQAFQETLKPGALNPQQHSTLHPGGSSVLQPFQLAFGQPKQHLPAYYQAFQGNRTTLPNPPIYSTQAKPPHQLQQLQKQEQIQRQQQQQQHHIIQQQIQQQQHHQQLQQQQILQHQQHVQQQLQQQQQIQHEQQQQKIQQQEQQLQIQQQMQHQQLQQQNPHVLNFYPSAQNAQPHPHPQPLVVHSQESSAPAPPKIQEPIIQDITPEPHVPSDPLHPPLQSEPLSQSQPQSQTQLRRSRRLSKEGGAPSENPFLSVSSDQAAPGPQGSQNGARDIQAAPTGVIQSTRRKRRVSQEVNLETLAQKASEMESLPPHIVKEPHRPWSPAESETLNAKRPRDESLLPLVIPVSVPVRRQEPSSPDTDEATPASHWPPRPTNPQDIGHHKPSVIVTRRRSLRNSLSENPEQNGADGERDEDGKKSKRRPRPEPLFIPPPKPGLFIAPPAYSSITPYQSHLRSPVRLAENPLSIPPYTPPPILSPVREGSGLYFSTFLSSAAAAASGQGLPPPATPKSATRSLLRSNSCDITPPVLTAMSEATPVSIEPRINIGSRYQAEVPELRQRSAVELDHHRAELVWAPLTELEEKPDFQEKVQNLMHLACSSVLCGGGTNQELAHHCLYECKGDIMAALSLLMLRNPVFSKSHHMAKYHYSGSDSWTAAERRQFNKGITAYKKDFFMVQKQVTTKSVAQCVEFYYTYKKHVKIGRNGTLMYGEAEPLENRTTEEETNHKSSHRLEPQQEEDSRKWEGSADRKQDVGPTRVTHSLQSTENPGTVLIMKGHEDTVRDHPLPRVIHAPHPPPPSSKTRNETNARKTSPPTGNKGAAGQEGEFPCKKCGRIFYKVKSRSAHMKSHAEQEKKAAALRQKEAEERAAAKAAAEAAAILAARQQNGTRQVGGDSTNDDSSAGEDEDDEDWQ